DNA from Pseudomonas putida:
AAAGTATCACCCAGGTAGCCGTTTTTTTTTGCTGTACCTTGCATTTCAGGGCTGCGCGGGAGAAAGCAGGGTCCAGTAGCCATTCATGTGCGCGGAGACCTGCAAGGCATAGGTCGACTCCAGCATGCTCAGGCTGCGCCTGGTATCGCTGACCGGAAAGGCCCCCGAAATGCGCAGGCCGGCAATGCGAGGGTCGCAGCGAATGAAGCCCCGTTGGTAGCGCGCCAGCTCGGCCACAAATTCGTCCAGCCGCATGCTGTCTGCCAGCAGCATGCCTTGGGTCCAGGCCGTTGCAGTGAGGTCGACCGGCATGGGCCGGCCGACCTTGTACGCATTGAAATCGACCCGCTCGCCGGCCTGGACAACGGCGCCTGCATTGGCGCCTCCACCGGCGGGTTCGATGCGAACGGCCCCTTCGACAACGGCCAGCCAGGTGCGCCCATCCCGCTCTCGCACACTGAAGCGAGTACCCAAGGCTTGCATGCGCCCTTCCCGTGTTCCCACCCGTAGGGGCCGCGCCGGGACCACGATGTCGGGCGCAGTCTGCACCAGGATTTCACCGCGGCGCAGTTGAATGAAACGCTCGTTGCCATCGAAGCGGATGTCGATTGCAGAGTCGGTATTGAGGTAGACCTGCGTACCATCGGCCAGGGTGAGCTGGCGGCATTCGCCTACGCTCGAGCGATAGTCGGCGGCCCAACCATGTTGGTCGGTCAGCCTCCAGCTGGCCCAACCTGCCGGAAGCACGGCCAGCAGCAACGCCACCCGGCTGATCATCGCCCGACGGCCGGGGTCGGCCGGGCGGTCGAGTGCCGACATCGACAGCGCCGGCGGTAGACCTTCCAGCTTGCCCATCAGCCGTTCGGCACGCTGCCAGGCCTGCGCACGCGCCGGGCTGCTGCTGCGCCAGGCCAACCAGTCGGCCCGTTGCGCCTCGGTGACATCACCGGCACTCAGGGTCATCAACCACTCGGCCGCTTCTTCAAGCACTTCGGTATCCGCCGGGCCGGCACGCTGGACATCGACCATCTAGTCGACCAGCCTCAAGCACTGGAGAAACGCCTGTTTCATGTAACGCTTGATGGTGATGAGCGATACCCCCAGCTGTTCGGCAATGGCTGCGTACTTCATGCCGCCCAGCTGGGATAGCAGAAACGCGCGCCTGACCAACGGCGGCAAGGTGTCGAGCATGGCATCTATCTCGTGCAGGGTTTCCAGAATCAGCAAGCGGGCCTCGGGCGAAGGCACCTCGGGTTCCGGCAAGTGTTCAAGGGCCTTGAGGTAGGCACGCTCCAGCGATTTGCGCTGGCACCAGTTGGCAAGGATGCCGCCTGCGACACAGCTCAAGTAGGCGCGTGGCTCGTCAAACACCACGGTCTTCGAGGCCAGAATGCGCGCGAAGGTATCCTGCACCAGGTCGGCTGCATCCACCGCGTTGCCCAGGCGCCTGCGCAATCTGGCATGCAGCCAGCCTTGGTGGCCGTTGTAGAGTGCTTCTACATTGCGCAGGTGATTGTCGGAGCCAGGTAGCACGTCGCTCATGGGGGCGATTCTGTTTGCGCAAGTGAGAATTGTTTTCAATATTAAGGTAGCGTTTCAACACAACGCAAGTTCAACTACCGGGACACCACCATGTCTGACCCTGAAAGCACCCTGCTCGACAGTTGGCAGCACAACGCCCAGGCCTGGATCGATGCCGTGCGCAGCGGCGCCATCGAAAGCCGCCGGCAAGTCACTGACCAGGCCATTCTGCTGGCCATCCTCGGCCGTCAGCCCGAACGGGTACTTGACCTGGGCTGTGGCGAGGGCTGGCTGCTGCGCGCGCTGGACGACCGTGGAATCGAGGCTGTGGGCGTCGATGGTGACAGGGCTCTGGTGGATGCCGCACGTGCTGTGGGCGCCGCCGAGGTGCACCTGGCCAGCTACGCACAATTGGCCGAGGGCGAGGTTTACGTGGGCAAGGGCTATGACCTCGTTTGTGCCAACTTTGCGCTGCTGCACCAGGACATCATCCCGCTGCTGGCGGCAATGAATGACCTGCTGGTGCCGGGCGGCGCACTGGTGATCCAGACGTTGCACCCATGGAGCGTGGCCGGTGGGGATTATCAGGATGGCTGGCGGGAAGAATCATTTGCCGGTTTTGCGGGGGATTGGCAACCGATGCCGTGGTACTTCCGTACCCTGGCCAGCTGGCTGAATGCGCTGGACATGGCAGGGTTGAGGCTAGTCAGCCTGCAGGAGCCACAGCACCCGCAGAGTGCGGTTCCGCAGTCGTTGTTGCTGGTGGCTGAGCGCCGCTGATGCATACACGGTCGGTGTAGGAGCGGCCTTGTGTCGCGATGGGCCGCTAAGCGGCCCCAGGTTCTGTGTCGCGGCATCAATTTTCGGGGCCGCTTAGCGGCCCATCGCGACACAAGGCCGCTCCTACACGTTGGGGTCAGAGGACCGGCTTGCGCGCCGCGCCGCTACGGGCCTTGGCCATGGCCGCCAGGCGCACCGCGACGTTGGCCGCGCCGTAACCGGCATAGCCCCCCTTGCGCTGGATGATTTCGAAGAAGAAACGCTCTTCGAACGGTTCGGTGTACACGTGGAACAGCTCGCCGCCCTGGGCGTCGCGGTCATACAGCACGTTGTAGTACGCCAGCTCGCTGAGGAACTCGTCGTCGAAATCGAAGCGCGCCGCGAGGTCATCGTAGTAGTTGAGCGGGATTTCCAGCAGCGGAACCCCGGCCAGCTTGGCCCGTGCCACCTCACGGAAGATGTCATCACAATCGAAGGCGATGTGGTGTACACCCGACCCCCGGTAGCTGGACAGCGCATGGGCAATAGCCGTGTTGCGGTTTTCCGAGATGTTCAGCGGCAGGCGCAGGGTGCCGCACTGGCTGCGCAGGGCGCGGCTCTTGACCAGGCCATACGGGTCGGGCAGCACCACTTCATCGTCGGCGGCAAAGTCGAACAGGCTCTTGTAGAACAGCACCCAGCTGTCCAGCGACTCGGCCGGCAGGGCCAGCGCCATATGGTCGATGCGGCGCAGGCCGCCAGTGGCAGTGGCGCTCTTGTCCAGGCTGAAATCGGTGTCGTACAAGGTGTGGCCAGCAGTGCCCTGCTCCACCAGGTACAGCAGGCTGCCGTCCGGTGCACGTACCGCGGGTACTTCGCACTCGTTGGGGCCGACCAGGCCACGGAACGGCTGGCCACGGAAGGCGGTGGCGCGCTTCAAGGCGGCTTGCGGATCCTTGACCCGCAACGCGGTGGCGCACAGCGACGGGCCGTGGGCCTCGAAGAAGTTGTGGCCGAAGGAATACGGTTCGGCGTTCAGGACAATGTTGATATCGCCCTGGCGCAACAGTTGAACGTCCTTGCTGCGGTGCTTGCCGGCTTCGGCAAAGCCCAGGCGCTTTAGCCAGTTGCTCAGGCGCGCGCCGACGGCTTCGTCGACCGCGAACTCGAGGAACTCCACCCCATCATAGGCACTGGCCGCCGGCGGGGTGAACAGCACGCCAGGTTCGATCGGCGTGTGTTCCTGCTCCAAGCGCAAGCGGGTCTGTTCTTCGAGGTACAGCAGCGAACGCAAACCGTCGGCGGCATTCTGCCGGGTCGGCGCGGCGCGGAAGCCGTCGTTGAAAATTTCCAGCGACAGCGGCCCACGGTACCCCGTGGCAAGGATCGGCGCGAGGAAGCCGGCCATATCCATTTCGCCCTGCCCTGGGAAGCAGCGGAAATGGCGGCTCCACTCCAGCACATCCATGGCCAGGATCGGCGCGTCGGCCATTTGCACGAAGAAGATCTTGTCGCCTGGGATATCGCGGATCGCGCTTGGGTCGCCCTTCAGCGACAAGGTGTGGAAGCTGTCAAGGATCACCCCGAGGGCCGGGTGGTCAGCCTGGCGCACCAGGTTCCAGACTTGCTGATAGGTGTTGACGTGGCGGCCCCACGCCAGGGCTTCGTAACCAATGCGCAGGCCGCGCTTGCCGGCATGCTCGGCCAACAGACGCAAGTCGTCGACCAGCAGTTGCTCATCACCCAGGGCATCGGCCTGGACGTTGCTGCACACCAGCACCAAGTCGGTACCCAGCTCCTGCATCAGGTCGAACTTGCGCTCGGCGCGGTCGAGGTTTTTCTGCAGGCGGTCGCGGCGGCAACCTTCAAAATCACGAAACGGCTGGAACAAGGTGATGGCAATGCCCAGGTCGGCACACATCTGACGCACCTGGCGCGGGCTGCCAGCGTAATAGAGCAAGTCGTTTTCGAAGATCTCGACGCCGTCAAAACCGGCGGCGGCGATGGCTTCGAGCTTTTCCGGCAGGGTGCCGCTCAAGGACACGGTAGCGATCGAACGCTG
Protein-coding regions in this window:
- a CDS encoding FecR domain-containing protein, translated to MVDVQRAGPADTEVLEEAAEWLMTLSAGDVTEAQRADWLAWRSSSPARAQAWQRAERLMGKLEGLPPALSMSALDRPADPGRRAMISRVALLLAVLPAGWASWRLTDQHGWAADYRSSVGECRQLTLADGTQVYLNTDSAIDIRFDGNERFIQLRRGEILVQTAPDIVVPARPLRVGTREGRMQALGTRFSVRERDGRTWLAVVEGAVRIEPAGGGANAGAVVQAGERVDFNAYKVGRPMPVDLTATAWTQGMLLADSMRLDEFVAELARYQRGFIRCDPRIAGLRISGAFPVSDTRRSLSMLESTYALQVSAHMNGYWTLLSPAQP
- a CDS encoding sigma-70 family RNA polymerase sigma factor — its product is MSDVLPGSDNHLRNVEALYNGHQGWLHARLRRRLGNAVDAADLVQDTFARILASKTVVFDEPRAYLSCVAGGILANWCQRKSLERAYLKALEHLPEPEVPSPEARLLILETLHEIDAMLDTLPPLVRRAFLLSQLGGMKYAAIAEQLGVSLITIKRYMKQAFLQCLRLVD
- a CDS encoding class I SAM-dependent methyltransferase; this encodes MSDPESTLLDSWQHNAQAWIDAVRSGAIESRRQVTDQAILLAILGRQPERVLDLGCGEGWLLRALDDRGIEAVGVDGDRALVDAARAVGAAEVHLASYAQLAEGEVYVGKGYDLVCANFALLHQDIIPLLAAMNDLLVPGGALVIQTLHPWSVAGGDYQDGWREESFAGFAGDWQPMPWYFRTLASWLNALDMAGLRLVSLQEPQHPQSAVPQSLLLVAERR
- the quiC gene encoding 3-dehydroshikimate dehydratase QuiC; protein product: MQRSIATVSLSGTLPEKLEAIAAAGFDGVEIFENDLLYYAGSPRQVRQMCADLGIAITLFQPFRDFEGCRRDRLQKNLDRAERKFDLMQELGTDLVLVCSNVQADALGDEQLLVDDLRLLAEHAGKRGLRIGYEALAWGRHVNTYQQVWNLVRQADHPALGVILDSFHTLSLKGDPSAIRDIPGDKIFFVQMADAPILAMDVLEWSRHFRCFPGQGEMDMAGFLAPILATGYRGPLSLEIFNDGFRAAPTRQNAADGLRSLLYLEEQTRLRLEQEHTPIEPGVLFTPPAASAYDGVEFLEFAVDEAVGARLSNWLKRLGFAEAGKHRSKDVQLLRQGDINIVLNAEPYSFGHNFFEAHGPSLCATALRVKDPQAALKRATAFRGQPFRGLVGPNECEVPAVRAPDGSLLYLVEQGTAGHTLYDTDFSLDKSATATGGLRRIDHMALALPAESLDSWVLFYKSLFDFAADDEVVLPDPYGLVKSRALRSQCGTLRLPLNISENRNTAIAHALSSYRGSGVHHIAFDCDDIFREVARAKLAGVPLLEIPLNYYDDLAARFDFDDEFLSELAYYNVLYDRDAQGGELFHVYTEPFEERFFFEIIQRKGGYAGYGAANVAVRLAAMAKARSGAARKPVL